The following coding sequences lie in one Sinorhizobium fredii USDA 257 genomic window:
- a CDS encoding copper-transporting P-type ATPase, with amino-acid sequence MSIDPRHRHNPLDDRAATVRADESRATPTAGVIYTCPMHPQVRQIGPGNCPICGMALEPEMVTAETGPSPELIDMRRRFWIGLVLTVPVLALEMGGHLVDLHMLIDAQTSNWLQLVFATPVVLWAGAPFFERAWRSIVTRHLNMFTLIAMGTGVAWLYSVVATLAPGLFPATFRSADGAVPIYFEAAAVITVLVLLGQVLELRAREQTGGAIRALLDLAPKTARRIRDDGTDEDVPLEAVAVGDRLRVRPGEKVPVDGTLVDGRSSVDESMITGESMPVTKEVGANLIGGTMNKTGGFVMEAGRVGRDTMLSRIVQMVADAQRSRAPIQRLADEVSGWFVPAVIAIAIIAFAVWMWVGPEPRFTHGLVSAVAVLIIACPCALGLATPMSIMVGVGRGARLGVLIKNAEALERFEKVDTLVVDKTGTLTEGKPKVTSIATTEGLTENELLRLAATLERASEHPLAAAIVDAASERGLALGKAEDFDSPVGKGVTGSVDGRKLIIGSHRIMEESGVDVSALAKEAEALRGEGATVIFVAIDGRVSGLLAISDPIKATTPEAVQTLLSEGVRVVMLTGDNKTTANAVARKLGITEVEAEVLPDHKSEIVARLRSEGRIVAMAGDGVNDAPALAAADVGIAMGTGTDVAIESAGVTLLKGDLQGIARARQLSHVTMRNIRQNLFFAFIYNAAGVPVAAGVLYPAFGLLLSPIIAAAAMALSSVSVIGNSLRLRSVRI; translated from the coding sequence ATGAGCATTGATCCACGCCATCGCCATAATCCTCTGGACGATCGAGCCGCGACCGTTCGCGCCGATGAGTCGCGAGCGACGCCGACGGCAGGCGTGATCTATACCTGCCCCATGCATCCGCAGGTAAGGCAGATCGGCCCTGGAAACTGCCCGATCTGCGGGATGGCGCTCGAGCCGGAAATGGTGACCGCCGAAACGGGGCCGAGCCCCGAACTCATCGACATGCGGCGGAGGTTCTGGATCGGGCTGGTTCTGACGGTACCAGTGCTGGCGCTGGAGATGGGCGGCCACCTCGTCGATCTGCATATGCTCATCGACGCCCAGACATCGAACTGGCTGCAGCTCGTCTTCGCAACGCCCGTGGTCCTGTGGGCAGGCGCGCCATTCTTCGAACGGGCATGGCGGTCAATCGTCACGCGGCACCTGAACATGTTCACCCTGATCGCGATGGGCACCGGGGTGGCCTGGCTCTACAGCGTCGTGGCCACGCTTGCGCCCGGCCTATTCCCCGCCACCTTCCGTTCGGCCGACGGAGCGGTACCGATCTACTTCGAGGCGGCCGCCGTCATCACAGTGCTCGTCCTGCTCGGGCAGGTTCTGGAACTGCGCGCCCGAGAACAGACGGGCGGCGCGATACGGGCGCTTCTGGACCTCGCCCCGAAGACGGCCCGTCGCATCCGGGACGACGGGACCGACGAAGACGTGCCGCTTGAGGCGGTTGCCGTCGGCGACCGGCTGCGTGTGCGGCCGGGCGAAAAGGTCCCGGTCGACGGCACCCTCGTCGATGGCCGCAGCTCCGTCGATGAATCGATGATCACCGGAGAATCGATGCCCGTCACCAAGGAGGTGGGTGCGAACCTCATCGGCGGCACGATGAACAAGACGGGCGGCTTCGTCATGGAGGCTGGCAGGGTGGGACGCGACACCATGCTGTCGCGGATCGTGCAGATGGTGGCGGATGCCCAGCGCTCGCGCGCTCCGATCCAGCGCCTGGCCGACGAGGTCTCCGGATGGTTCGTCCCCGCGGTCATCGCGATCGCCATAATCGCCTTTGCCGTCTGGATGTGGGTGGGACCGGAACCGCGCTTCACGCATGGACTGGTGTCCGCTGTCGCGGTGCTGATCATAGCCTGCCCCTGTGCCCTTGGTCTCGCCACGCCGATGTCGATCATGGTCGGCGTCGGCCGCGGCGCACGCCTCGGGGTGCTGATCAAGAACGCCGAGGCCCTGGAACGCTTCGAGAAGGTCGACACGCTCGTCGTCGACAAGACGGGGACCCTCACCGAAGGCAAGCCCAAGGTGACGTCGATCGCCACAACAGAGGGGCTGACCGAGAACGAGCTGCTTCGACTGGCGGCGACCCTGGAACGCGCCAGCGAGCATCCGCTCGCGGCCGCCATCGTCGACGCCGCGTCGGAACGCGGCCTGGCGCTCGGCAAGGCGGAAGACTTCGACAGCCCGGTCGGCAAAGGCGTCACCGGTTCCGTCGACGGGCGCAAGCTGATCATCGGCAGCCACCGGATCATGGAGGAGTCCGGCGTCGATGTGTCGGCCCTCGCAAAGGAGGCCGAGGCTCTGCGGGGCGAAGGAGCGACCGTCATCTTCGTCGCCATCGACGGGCGTGTCAGCGGCCTGCTCGCGATTTCGGACCCGATCAAGGCGACGACCCCGGAGGCCGTGCAGACATTGCTGAGCGAAGGCGTCCGGGTGGTGATGCTGACCGGGGACAACAAAACCACCGCCAACGCCGTCGCGCGCAAGCTGGGCATCACGGAGGTGGAAGCGGAGGTGCTGCCGGATCACAAGAGCGAAATCGTCGCCCGGTTGCGCAGCGAAGGCCGGATCGTCGCCATGGCCGGAGACGGCGTCAACGATGCGCCGGCGCTGGCGGCCGCCGATGTCGGCATCGCCATGGGCACCGGAACGGACGTGGCGATCGAGAGCGCAGGCGTAACCCTGCTCAAGGGCGACCTCCAGGGGATCGCGCGGGCAAGGCAGCTAAGCCATGTAACGATGAGGAACATCCGGCAGAACCTGTTCTTCGCCTTTATCTACAACGCTGCGGGAGTTCCGGTCGCGGCGGGCGTTCTGTACCCGGCCTTCGGGCTGCTGCTGTCGCCGATTATCGCGGCCGCGGCAATGGCGCTCTCGTCGGTCAGCGTGATTGGGAATTCTCTCAGATTGAGGAGTGTGCGGATATGA
- a CDS encoding SRPBCC family protein, with amino-acid sequence MTYAHSAQALADIGTSPEVLFDYLDDQASLGSHMQKPSMMMLGGRMSYEFDDAQGRTVGSVIRMQGNILGLVLSVEEVVIERQPPHRKTWETRGHPNLLVIGSYRMGFAINASGRASRLRVCIDYDYPGTFAGKLLGPLFGPIYARWCVNRMAKDAANAFEGSGRS; translated from the coding sequence ATGACCTACGCTCACTCAGCGCAAGCCCTTGCCGATATCGGGACTTCCCCGGAGGTGCTCTTTGACTACCTCGATGACCAGGCCAGCCTCGGGTCGCACATGCAGAAGCCTTCGATGATGATGCTCGGCGGACGGATGTCATACGAATTCGACGACGCCCAAGGCCGCACCGTCGGTTCCGTCATCAGGATGCAAGGCAACATACTCGGCCTCGTGCTCTCCGTCGAAGAAGTCGTCATCGAGCGGCAACCACCCCACCGCAAGACATGGGAGACGCGAGGCCATCCCAACCTCTTGGTGATCGGTTCCTACCGGATGGGGTTCGCGATCAATGCCTCTGGCCGGGCTTCGCGGCTGCGCGTGTGCATCGACTATGATTATCCGGGCACGTTCGCGGGCAAGCTGCTCGGCCCGCTATTTGGCCCCATCTACGCACGCTGGTGCGTGAACCGCATGGCGAAAGACGCAGCGAACGCGTTTGAAGGCAGCGGGCGGTCATAG
- a CDS encoding DUF2933 domain-containing protein encodes MKWERKWTLFAASLAVIAAFFVLREHWQHALGLAPYLLLLACPLMHLFHGHGSDRHHHRTTKTDDLT; translated from the coding sequence ATGAAGTGGGAACGCAAATGGACGCTTTTCGCCGCTTCGCTCGCTGTGATCGCCGCCTTCTTCGTTCTCCGCGAGCACTGGCAGCATGCACTGGGCCTCGCGCCCTATCTTCTGCTGCTCGCCTGCCCGTTGATGCATCTCTTCCATGGCCACGGCAGTGATCGCCATCATCATCGGACGACGAAGACGGACGATCTTACATGA
- a CDS encoding ABC transporter permease, producing the protein MSSLDRRLLRELWRLKAQILAIALVIASGTALLIMALTTIEALEETTAAYYERTRFANVFSQTKRAPEYLSRDIAEIPGVRLAETRITEGAILDMPGFPEPVVAQLISLPERGPELLNALVIRSGRLADKNRPDEVVVSEPFAEAHRLKPGGSFEAVLRGRKRTLHVVGTALSPEFVYAIAPGGLMPDDERYGILWMGQDALAAAFDLKASFNSVTLSLLPGADERDVIRRLDNLLAPFGGAGAYGRADQTSNWFLESEIAQQRNMSRIMPTIFLAVAAFLTNMVMARLIETERREIGLLKAFGYGNWAIGWHYAKMVLVIGTIGILIGSLVGAWLGHWNTELYTKFYRFPFLLYRPGPASFVIAGAISLGAALAGSLAAVRRAVRLPPAEAMLPPSPPIYRRTWASRSALATALDEPSRMVLRRIIRWPARAFLASLGLAMSIAVLIMALQWVDAIDSLAETVFERGQHQDATVAFNDLQPIDTVGDFGGLPGVLTAEPYRYASARISQGHLAERQGIIGVPHGAILSPVFDVERGRIEVPPGGLMVSRKLAELLDVKAGDTVAVELLEGRQVRLNLPVAQIFETYLGTPAYMDMAALNRIAGDGRVVSGLHIRVDAASRATLLARLKDIPNIAAVLFRQAAIDTFYKTMGETIFIFIGFFVAFSMTLSVGVTYNSIRIALSERARELATLRVLGFSRWEISYILLGEVGILTWVAIPLGAAIGYGLAWYMTSAFETELYRVPLVLRDATYGKAALIALAATLVCAAIVRRRLDRLDLIAVLKTRE; encoded by the coding sequence ATGAGTAGTCTCGATCGAAGGCTGCTTCGTGAACTCTGGAGGCTGAAGGCCCAGATTCTCGCGATCGCGCTGGTGATCGCTTCCGGCACCGCCCTGCTGATCATGGCGCTGACGACCATCGAAGCGCTCGAAGAGACGACGGCCGCCTATTACGAGCGAACGCGTTTTGCCAATGTGTTTTCCCAGACGAAGCGCGCGCCGGAATATCTCAGCCGCGATATCGCGGAAATTCCAGGCGTCCGACTCGCCGAGACGCGCATAACGGAAGGCGCCATTCTCGACATGCCGGGCTTTCCGGAGCCCGTCGTCGCACAATTGATTTCGCTCCCCGAACGAGGCCCTGAGCTTCTGAACGCCTTGGTGATCCGGTCCGGCCGTCTGGCTGACAAGAATCGGCCCGACGAGGTGGTCGTGAGCGAGCCCTTCGCCGAGGCTCACCGATTAAAGCCCGGCGGCAGTTTCGAGGCCGTCTTGAGGGGGCGCAAACGCACTCTGCACGTCGTTGGCACCGCGCTCAGCCCAGAATTCGTCTACGCGATCGCACCGGGCGGCCTCATGCCGGACGACGAGCGCTATGGCATCCTATGGATGGGTCAGGATGCGCTGGCTGCGGCCTTCGACCTCAAGGCCTCCTTCAACAGCGTCACGCTTAGTCTCCTGCCCGGCGCGGACGAAAGGGACGTCATCCGCCGGCTCGACAACCTGCTTGCCCCCTTCGGCGGCGCGGGAGCCTACGGCCGCGCCGATCAGACCTCAAACTGGTTTCTGGAAAGCGAGATCGCCCAGCAAAGGAACATGTCGCGGATCATGCCGACCATCTTCCTTGCGGTCGCCGCCTTCCTGACGAACATGGTGATGGCGCGGTTGATCGAGACCGAGCGTCGCGAGATCGGCCTCCTGAAGGCGTTTGGCTATGGCAATTGGGCGATCGGCTGGCATTATGCCAAAATGGTTCTAGTCATCGGCACGATCGGCATTCTGATCGGATCGCTGGTCGGCGCCTGGCTTGGCCACTGGAACACGGAGCTCTACACCAAGTTCTATCGCTTTCCGTTCCTGCTCTATCGCCCCGGCCCAGCCAGCTTCGTGATTGCCGGCGCGATCAGCCTCGGCGCGGCGCTCGCCGGCAGTCTCGCCGCGGTCCGCCGCGCCGTCCGGCTCCCGCCTGCTGAAGCCATGCTGCCCCCTTCCCCGCCGATCTATCGGCGCACCTGGGCATCGCGATCGGCACTCGCCACCGCTTTGGACGAACCGTCGCGCATGGTTCTCAGGCGCATCATACGATGGCCGGCAAGGGCGTTCCTCGCCAGTCTCGGCCTCGCTATGTCGATCGCCGTGCTGATCATGGCGCTGCAATGGGTCGACGCCATCGACTCCCTCGCAGAAACCGTTTTCGAGCGCGGGCAGCACCAGGACGCGACGGTTGCGTTCAACGACCTGCAGCCCATTGACACGGTCGGAGACTTCGGGGGTCTACCCGGTGTCCTGACGGCGGAACCCTACCGCTATGCGTCGGCGCGCATCAGCCAGGGGCATCTTGCCGAGCGCCAAGGAATCATCGGCGTACCGCACGGCGCCATCCTCAGCCCCGTCTTCGACGTGGAGCGCGGACGCATCGAGGTTCCTCCAGGCGGGCTTATGGTCTCGCGCAAGCTCGCCGAACTTCTGGACGTCAAAGCTGGCGACACCGTGGCTGTCGAACTCCTGGAAGGCCGTCAGGTACGATTGAACCTACCGGTGGCGCAGATCTTCGAAACCTATCTCGGCACGCCCGCCTACATGGACATGGCCGCGCTCAATCGCATCGCCGGCGATGGTCGCGTCGTGAGCGGCCTGCATATCCGTGTCGATGCCGCAAGCCGCGCGACCCTGCTAGCGAGGCTCAAGGACATCCCGAACATCGCCGCCGTTCTGTTCCGCCAGGCTGCAATCGACACCTTCTACAAGACCATGGGCGAAACGATCTTCATCTTCATCGGCTTCTTCGTCGCCTTCTCGATGACGCTATCCGTCGGCGTCACTTATAACTCGATCCGCATTGCGCTCTCCGAACGGGCTCGCGAACTCGCGACGCTCCGTGTCCTCGGCTTCAGCCGTTGGGAGATCTCCTACATTCTCCTCGGAGAAGTCGGCATCCTGACATGGGTTGCGATCCCGCTCGGTGCGGCGATCGGCTACGGCCTCGCATGGTACATGACGAGCGCCTTCGAGACGGAACTGTACCGCGTGCCGCTCGTCTTGCGGGATGCAACCTACGGCAAGGCGGCGCTGATCGCGCTCGCGGCTACGCTGGTCTGCGCTGCGATCGTGCGCCGGCGTCTCGATCGTCTGGATCTGATCGCCGTGCTGAAGACAAGGGAGTAG
- a CDS encoding ABC transporter ATP-binding protein has translation MGNEASAVALEARELTKIYRMGTVEVHALRGVNVDLREGELVVLLGPSGSGKSTLLNILGGLDRPTSGSVMFRGHELTMDSERALNLYRRNHVGFVFQFYNLIPSLTARENVSLVTEIAKNPMPPTDALTMVGLGDRLDHFPAQISGGEQQRVAIARAIAKRPNLLLCDEPTGALDSKTGILVLDAILKINRELGTTTALITHNAVIAEIANRVLYFADGRIVETRQNAVQRAPGELAW, from the coding sequence GTGGGGAACGAGGCATCGGCCGTTGCCCTTGAGGCACGCGAACTCACCAAGATCTATCGGATGGGTACGGTAGAAGTTCACGCCCTGCGCGGCGTGAACGTGGACCTTCGCGAGGGCGAACTGGTGGTTCTGCTGGGGCCATCCGGAAGTGGCAAATCGACCTTGCTCAATATCCTCGGCGGGCTGGACAGGCCTACAAGCGGCAGCGTTATGTTTCGCGGCCACGAGCTCACAATGGACAGTGAACGCGCGCTCAACCTCTACCGCCGCAACCACGTCGGCTTCGTCTTTCAGTTCTACAATCTCATACCTAGCCTGACCGCGCGCGAAAACGTCTCCCTCGTAACCGAGATTGCGAAGAACCCGATGCCGCCCACAGACGCGCTGACAATGGTCGGCCTCGGCGACAGGCTCGATCATTTTCCCGCGCAGATTTCCGGCGGCGAGCAGCAACGCGTCGCTATTGCCCGCGCGATCGCGAAGCGACCCAACCTGCTTCTTTGCGACGAGCCGACCGGCGCGCTCGACAGCAAGACTGGTATCCTCGTGCTCGACGCGATTTTGAAGATCAATCGGGAACTCGGCACAACGACGGCGCTGATTACCCACAACGCAGTGATTGCCGAGATCGCCAATCGCGTGCTTTACTTTGCCGACGGGCGTATCGTCGAAACGCGGCAAAATGCCGTTCAGCGCGCCCCCGGCGAACTCGCCTGGTGA
- a CDS encoding CBS domain-containing protein: MLAKDIMSKNVLSLSPEHSISHAARMMLENRISGLPVCDNSGKLVGILSEGDLLRRAELGSAAGRGQVSDRPEPEAFIKGHSWRVGDVMTRDVVTVDEDVPLGRVAAIMAANEIKRIPVVRAGAMVGIISRSDILRTITEATPDVVAVGDEAVRRAVLARLCSDLGLDRGSIDVTIENGNVSLWGQVESEAIREAARVAAETISGAGGVRNRLRIVANRAAV; the protein is encoded by the coding sequence ATGCTAGCAAAAGACATCATGAGCAAGAACGTGCTCTCGCTAAGCCCCGAGCACAGCATAAGTCATGCTGCGCGTATGATGCTCGAGAACAGAATAAGCGGCCTGCCTGTATGCGACAACAGCGGCAAGCTGGTCGGTATCTTGTCGGAGGGCGATTTGCTGCGGCGTGCGGAGCTGGGATCGGCTGCGGGGCGCGGCCAGGTGAGCGATAGACCGGAGCCGGAGGCCTTTATCAAGGGACATAGCTGGCGCGTCGGCGACGTAATGACGCGGGACGTTGTCACGGTTGATGAAGATGTGCCCCTCGGCCGCGTTGCCGCGATCATGGCCGCCAACGAAATCAAGCGCATTCCGGTCGTGCGAGCTGGCGCGATGGTTGGCATCATAAGCCGAAGCGACATCCTTCGGACGATCACTGAAGCCACGCCTGATGTTGTTGCTGTCGGTGATGAGGCAGTGCGGCGGGCCGTCTTGGCGCGGCTTTGTTCCGATCTCGGACTTGACCGAGGGTCAATCGACGTGACGATCGAGAATGGAAACGTCAGTTTGTGGGGACAAGTCGAAAGCGAGGCGATACGCGAGGCGGCCCGCGTCGCTGCCGAGACGATCAGCGGTGCCGGGGGCGTCAGGAACAGACTGCGTATTGTCGCGAATCGAGCGGCTGTCTAG